TTACCAAATCCTTCCCGAATTTCATTCCCGCTAGCAATGTGTCGGTTGGGTGATCGAAACTTTGCCAAACGAAATCTTCGTCAGTGCTACTATCGTCACACACAACAAGGTTCCCAGGATCGAGAAGCTTTGCTACAACGGGAGCATTACCAAGAGATACCGATGAATTGGAAGACCAAATCACGGTATTATTGCCACTAAAAAGCAGTAGCATTCCATTGCTATTGACTTTGAGCACACCTGTGGTACTGGTGAGTGGAGTTTTTCTGTTAGCAACCCATACAACTGTCT
Above is a window of Helianthus annuus cultivar XRQ/B chromosome 14, HanXRQr2.0-SUNRISE, whole genome shotgun sequence DNA encoding:
- the LOC110907726 gene encoding G-type lectin S-receptor-like serine/threonine-protein kinase At4g27290; its protein translation is MRALTRLLFFSSALFSVLLNSAALDTINTGQALRDNDMLVLAGETYELGFFSPGNSNNRYLGIWFKKISPQTVVWVANRKTPLTSTTGVLKVNSNGMLLLFSGNNTVIWSSNSSVSLGNAPVVAKLLDPGNLVVCDDSSTDEDFVWQSFDHPTDTLLAGMKFGKDLVTGVDRYLTSWKSMDDPSPGLYVS